The following proteins are co-located in the Pseudoalteromonas sp. N1230-9 genome:
- the dusB gene encoding tRNA dihydrouridine synthase DusB — protein sequence MRIGSYQLENNVIVAPMAGITDRPFRQLCRRLGAGLAVSEMLSSNPKVWKTEKSMNRMDHSGESGIRSVQIAGADPELMAQAAQFNVSNGAQIIDINMGCPAKKVNKKLAGSALLQFPELVEEILDAVVNAVDVPVTLKIRTGWDQDNRNGVEIASIAERYGIASLAVHGRTRACMYKGEAEYATIRDIKRSVSIPVVANGDITSPEKAKQVLDYTGADAIMIGRAAQGRPWIFREIDHYLRTGEHLPAPEIAEVRSILMEHLDNLHQFYGEPMGARIARKHVSWYLQTHDSDGQFRRVFNALDNPQAQIDALEEYFKTLAAN from the coding sequence GTGCGTATCGGTTCATACCAACTTGAGAACAATGTAATTGTCGCGCCTATGGCAGGCATTACAGACAGACCATTTCGACAACTTTGCCGACGCTTAGGTGCCGGGCTTGCTGTATCTGAAATGCTCTCGTCGAACCCGAAAGTGTGGAAAACCGAAAAGTCGATGAACCGTATGGATCACAGCGGAGAATCGGGTATTCGCTCGGTGCAAATTGCCGGAGCCGATCCTGAGCTTATGGCACAGGCAGCACAATTCAATGTCAGCAATGGTGCACAAATCATAGATATTAATATGGGGTGCCCTGCTAAAAAAGTGAATAAGAAACTCGCAGGCTCTGCCTTATTACAGTTTCCTGAATTAGTAGAAGAGATACTCGATGCGGTTGTTAATGCAGTCGATGTCCCAGTAACACTGAAAATCCGAACTGGATGGGATCAGGATAACCGTAATGGTGTCGAGATTGCGAGCATAGCTGAACGCTATGGCATTGCTTCACTGGCTGTACATGGACGCACGCGCGCATGTATGTATAAAGGTGAAGCGGAGTACGCCACAATTAGGGATATTAAACGTTCAGTATCTATACCTGTTGTCGCCAATGGTGATATTACATCACCAGAAAAAGCAAAACAGGTTTTAGATTATACGGGTGCAGATGCCATTATGATTGGTCGAGCCGCCCAAGGTCGCCCTTGGATTTTTAGGGAGATAGACCACTATTTGCGAACTGGAGAACATTTGCCAGCACCTGAAATTGCAGAGGTGCGAAGCATTTTGATGGAGCATTTAGACAATCTTCATCAGTTTTACGGGGAGCCAATGGGAGCGCGTATCGCTCGAAAGCATGTATCTTGGTATTTGCAAACCCATGACAGTGACGGTCAGTTTAGGCGAGTATTTAATGCGTTAGATAACCCACAGGCACAAATCGACGCATTAGAAGAATACTTTAAAACACTAGCAGCTAACTAA
- the purH gene encoding bifunctional phosphoribosylaminoimidazolecarboxamide formyltransferase/IMP cyclohydrolase has translation MDTHRPIRRALLSVSDKTGIVEFARALEAQGVDILSTGGTCKLLADNGIKVTEVSDHTGHPEIMDGRVKTLHPKIHGGILARRGQDEDVMSENNISAIDIVVVNLYPFANTVAKEDCSLEDAIENIDIGGPTMVRAAAKNHKDVTIVVNAKDYDRVISEMQSNNGSTTYKTRFDLAIAAYEHTAQYDGMIANYFGKMVPDYTEEAAIDTKFPRTINMQFTKKQDMRYGENSHQDAAFYVENDLTEASVATAVQLQGKALSYNNIADTDAALECVKEFDVPACVIVKHANPCGVSIGDNILEAYDRAFKTDPTSAFGGIIAFNKELDADTAEAIVARQFVEVIIAPKVSEAAAQIVSAKQNVRLLECGEWTGNATGHDIKRVNGGILVQDRDLGMVTQSDLKVVTKRQPTEQELKDLLFCWKVAKFVKSNAIVYARDGMTIGVGAGQMSRVYSAKIAGIKAADENLEVKGSVMASDAFFPFRDGIDAARDAGITAVIQPGGSMRDEEVIAAADEAGMAMVFTGMRHFRH, from the coding sequence ATGGATACACATCGTCCAATTCGTCGCGCACTATTAAGTGTGTCAGATAAAACCGGTATCGTTGAATTTGCTCGCGCTCTTGAAGCACAAGGCGTGGATATTTTATCAACGGGCGGTACTTGCAAATTACTTGCTGATAACGGCATCAAAGTCACTGAAGTATCTGACCATACTGGTCACCCTGAGATCATGGATGGTCGCGTAAAAACACTTCATCCAAAAATTCACGGCGGCATCTTAGCACGTCGCGGTCAAGATGAAGACGTAATGAGCGAGAATAACATCTCTGCTATCGATATCGTTGTAGTTAACTTATACCCCTTCGCAAACACTGTTGCGAAAGAAGACTGCAGCCTAGAAGATGCGATTGAAAACATTGATATCGGTGGTCCAACGATGGTTCGCGCAGCGGCGAAAAACCATAAAGACGTGACTATTGTCGTCAATGCAAAAGATTACGACCGTGTAATCAGCGAAATGCAAAGCAACAACGGTTCAACAACGTATAAAACACGTTTTGACCTAGCAATCGCGGCTTACGAGCACACAGCTCAGTACGATGGCATGATTGCAAACTACTTCGGCAAGATGGTTCCTGACTACACAGAAGAAGCTGCTATCGATACTAAGTTCCCACGTACTATCAACATGCAGTTCACTAAGAAGCAAGATATGCGCTACGGTGAAAACTCACACCAAGACGCCGCTTTTTATGTTGAAAACGACTTAACTGAAGCGTCTGTTGCAACAGCGGTACAACTGCAAGGTAAAGCACTTTCTTACAACAATATTGCTGACACTGATGCGGCATTAGAGTGTGTAAAAGAATTCGACGTACCAGCGTGTGTTATTGTAAAACATGCAAACCCTTGTGGTGTGTCAATTGGTGACAACATTCTTGAAGCCTATGATCGCGCATTCAAAACTGACCCTACATCAGCATTTGGTGGCATAATTGCATTCAACAAAGAATTAGATGCAGACACGGCAGAAGCGATTGTTGCGCGTCAATTTGTTGAAGTTATCATCGCACCTAAAGTATCTGAAGCGGCGGCACAAATTGTATCTGCTAAGCAAAACGTACGTTTATTAGAGTGCGGCGAGTGGACAGGTAATGCTACAGGCCATGACATCAAACGAGTAAATGGCGGAATCCTAGTTCAAGACCGTGACCTTGGCATGGTAACGCAGAGCGATCTTAAAGTTGTCACTAAGCGCCAGCCAACTGAGCAAGAGTTAAAAGACTTATTATTCTGCTGGAAAGTAGCTAAATTCGTTAAGTCGAACGCGATTGTTTATGCACGTGACGGCATGACTATCGGTGTAGGTGCAGGCCAAATGAGCCGTGTTTACTCAGCGAAAATTGCAGGTATCAAAGCAGCTGATGAGAACTTAGAAGTAAAAGGTTCTGTTATGGCATCTGATGCATTCTTCCCGTTCCGTGACGGTATTGATGCCGCTCGCGACGCTGGCATCACAGCTGTTATTCAACCTGGTGGTTCAATGCGTGATGAAGAAGTTATCGCCGCAGCTGACGAAGCAGGTATGGCAATGGTATTCACAGGTATGCGCCATTTCCGCCACTAA
- a CDS encoding class I SAM-dependent methyltransferase — MKFALKSILVASLTLASAHALSQDLNSALTKAVSAAERSDNSARDEYRHPVETLNFFGFEPSMTVVEIAPGGGWYTEILAPALKGKGTYYAAHFPADSSVGYYQRSLAGFKKKIAGDARFSEVKLTEFAPSTHLDIAPAGSADMVLTFRNVHNWYMGKDKEGALSAFKSFYKALKPGGTLGVVEHRLPEQRSDEDQKSSGYMKQSYVIDIAKQAGFELVASSDINANSLDTADHPKGVWTLPPSLRLGEKDAAKYKAIGESDRMTLKFKKPL, encoded by the coding sequence ATGAAATTTGCTCTAAAATCTATACTTGTTGCAAGCCTTACTCTTGCTTCTGCACATGCTCTTAGCCAAGACCTAAACTCAGCACTCACTAAAGCAGTCAGTGCAGCTGAGCGTAGTGATAACAGTGCCCGTGATGAATATCGTCACCCAGTCGAAACGCTTAACTTTTTTGGTTTTGAGCCATCAATGACTGTCGTTGAGATTGCGCCTGGCGGTGGCTGGTATACTGAGATTTTAGCTCCAGCATTAAAAGGTAAAGGGACTTATTATGCAGCACATTTCCCAGCTGATTCCTCAGTAGGTTACTACCAGCGTTCACTCGCAGGGTTTAAAAAGAAAATTGCAGGAGATGCACGCTTCAGTGAAGTAAAACTCACAGAATTTGCACCGAGCACGCATCTTGATATCGCTCCTGCTGGCAGCGCTGATATGGTTTTAACCTTCAGAAATGTTCACAACTGGTACATGGGCAAAGATAAAGAAGGCGCACTAAGCGCATTCAAATCATTTTATAAAGCCCTAAAGCCAGGCGGTACACTTGGTGTTGTTGAACACCGTTTACCAGAACAGCGCAGCGATGAAGATCAGAAATCATCAGGTTATATGAAGCAAAGCTATGTAATTGATATTGCCAAACAAGCTGGCTTTGAACTCGTAGCAAGCAGTGACATTAATGCAAACTCACTTGATACAGCTGATCACCCTAAAGGGGTGTGGACACTCCCACCAAGCCTTCGTTTAGGCGAAAAAGATGCCGCGAAGTATAAAGCGATTGGTGAAAGTGACCGCATGACGCTGAAGTTTAAAAAACCGCTTTAA
- the dnaG gene encoding DNA primase, protein MAGKIPRQFIDDLLARTDIVELIDSKVGLKKAGKDYQACCPFHNEKTPSFTVSQDKQFYHCFGCGANGNAISFVMEYDKLEFVDAIEELASMLNLDVPREQGTSSGPQRTAEQKRSDYDLMLHAARFYQHQLKHHANSKTVIDYIKGRGLSGETAKKFMIGYAPSEWEALCQQLGRNKEQKEQLVELKLASEKSPGRQFDFFRDRLMFPIRDKRGRVIAFGGRVMQADQGPKYLNSPETRIFHKGFELYGLYEAKQAHKKLDHILIVEGYMDVVALAEQGIEYAVAALGTATTAEHMHTLFRTTDKVICCYDGDRAGRDAAWRALENALPYLADGKSLQFVFLPDGEDPDSLVQKEGKDAFEARLNDADDFSKVLFNKLSQEVDLTQDAGKAKLLSDALPLIEKIPSDFYQENILEHLGRLIGRTREQLNNRVKSPKQQHAIERKFKITPMRQAIGILLQHPHLATSIAYMPELAEMKIAGIELFLHIQHLALERQGITTAQILESFRDSAQYDALVKLATWQHQINDDRLETVFKNTFKFIEDQCLNYRLETLLIKDKTQGLTSEERLECHLLTQALKGSNS, encoded by the coding sequence ATGGCCGGAAAAATCCCTCGACAGTTTATTGATGATTTACTCGCTCGTACCGATATTGTTGAGTTAATTGATTCAAAAGTTGGCCTAAAAAAAGCGGGAAAAGACTACCAAGCTTGTTGTCCTTTTCATAACGAAAAAACCCCCTCTTTTACCGTCTCCCAAGATAAACAGTTTTATCATTGCTTTGGTTGTGGTGCCAATGGTAATGCCATTTCATTTGTCATGGAATATGACAAACTAGAATTTGTTGATGCTATTGAAGAATTAGCAAGTATGCTTAATTTAGACGTACCTCGCGAGCAAGGCACAAGTTCAGGCCCGCAACGTACCGCTGAACAAAAGCGCTCTGATTACGATTTAATGCTCCATGCTGCACGCTTTTATCAGCATCAATTAAAGCACCATGCTAATTCTAAAACCGTGATTGATTATATTAAAGGTCGTGGTTTAAGTGGCGAAACGGCAAAAAAATTCATGATTGGCTATGCGCCGAGTGAGTGGGAAGCACTGTGTCAGCAACTAGGTCGCAATAAAGAGCAAAAAGAACAGCTAGTAGAGTTAAAACTCGCATCTGAAAAGTCACCAGGTCGCCAATTTGACTTCTTCCGTGACCGACTCATGTTCCCTATTCGCGACAAACGCGGTCGAGTAATCGCGTTTGGTGGCCGTGTTATGCAGGCGGATCAAGGACCTAAATACCTGAACTCGCCGGAAACGCGTATTTTCCATAAAGGTTTTGAACTTTATGGCTTGTACGAAGCTAAGCAAGCTCATAAAAAACTGGACCATATTTTAATTGTCGAAGGTTATATGGACGTGGTTGCTTTAGCTGAGCAAGGTATCGAATATGCCGTTGCAGCCCTTGGTACAGCAACCACCGCAGAACATATGCACACTTTATTTAGAACCACAGATAAAGTGATTTGCTGCTACGACGGTGACCGTGCAGGTCGCGATGCTGCTTGGCGTGCCCTTGAGAATGCACTTCCTTATCTTGCCGATGGAAAGTCATTACAATTTGTATTTTTACCTGACGGTGAAGATCCAGACTCGCTGGTACAAAAAGAAGGCAAAGACGCTTTTGAAGCACGATTAAACGACGCGGATGATTTTAGTAAAGTGCTCTTTAATAAGCTCAGCCAAGAGGTTGACCTAACCCAAGATGCGGGTAAAGCAAAATTACTGAGTGATGCCCTGCCACTGATTGAAAAAATCCCCAGTGATTTTTACCAAGAGAATATTTTAGAACACCTTGGCCGCTTAATTGGTCGAACGCGAGAACAGTTAAATAACCGCGTAAAATCACCAAAGCAGCAACATGCAATTGAACGTAAATTTAAGATCACGCCAATGCGCCAAGCTATTGGTATTTTATTGCAACATCCACACTTAGCGACCAGCATTGCTTATATGCCAGAATTGGCAGAAATGAAAATTGCTGGTATTGAACTTTTTTTACATATCCAACACTTAGCACTAGAGCGACAAGGAATTACAACTGCACAAATTCTTGAGTCATTTCGTGATAGTGCGCAGTATGATGCCCTTGTGAAATTAGCAACTTGGCAACACCAAATAAATGACGATCGTTTAGAAACTGTTTTTAAAAATACTTTTAAATTTATTGAAGACCAGTGTTTAAATTATCGACTAGAGACCCTATTAATAAAAGACAAGACCCAAGGGTTAACAAGCGAAGAACGTCTTGAGTGTCACTTACTGACACAAGCGTTAAAAGGCAGCAACAGCTAG
- the prmA gene encoding 50S ribosomal protein L11 methyltransferase, translating to MAWIQIRINANADNADMISDLLMDTGSASVTYVDAKDTPIYEPKLGTVQLWADTTVIGLYDANHDMDSVVSTLKAEATLADKLVYKIEQLEDKDWEREWMDNFHPIQFGERLWICPSWRDIPDPSAVNVLLDPGLAFGTGTHATTALCLKWLESQDLTGKTVVDFGCGSGILGIAAIKLGAERMIGIDIDPQAIEASRDNAERNGVADKLEVYLPEDQPEFSADIVVANILAQPLRELHEVILGLLKPNGKIAMSGILEEQAQSVADVYAPFLALDDIAIEGEWTRVSGTKKA from the coding sequence ATGGCTTGGATCCAAATTCGAATTAATGCAAACGCTGATAATGCTGACATGATCAGTGATTTACTGATGGACACAGGTAGTGCATCAGTGACTTATGTCGATGCAAAAGACACCCCGATTTACGAACCAAAACTGGGGACCGTTCAACTATGGGCTGATACTACAGTGATTGGCCTGTATGACGCTAACCATGATATGGACAGTGTAGTGTCGACATTAAAAGCTGAAGCGACACTCGCTGACAAGCTTGTATATAAAATCGAACAACTTGAAGACAAAGACTGGGAACGTGAGTGGATGGACAACTTCCACCCGATTCAATTTGGTGAGCGCTTATGGATCTGTCCGAGTTGGCGAGATATTCCTGATCCTAGCGCTGTTAACGTATTACTTGACCCAGGCCTTGCATTTGGTACAGGTACACACGCAACGACTGCACTATGTTTGAAGTGGCTGGAAAGCCAAGATCTAACAGGTAAAACTGTGGTCGACTTTGGTTGCGGCTCGGGTATTTTAGGCATAGCGGCCATAAAACTAGGTGCTGAGCGTATGATCGGTATCGATATTGACCCACAAGCCATTGAAGCAAGCCGCGATAATGCAGAGCGTAATGGCGTGGCCGACAAACTTGAAGTCTACTTGCCAGAAGATCAGCCTGAATTTAGCGCTGATATCGTCGTTGCAAACATTCTTGCGCAACCATTAAGAGAGCTTCATGAGGTCATTTTAGGATTGTTGAAACCCAATGGTAAAATTGCCATGTCAGGTATTTTAGAAGAGCAAGCTCAATCTGTTGCCGACGTTTATGCCCCATTTTTAGCCCTTGATGATATCGCCATTGAAGGTGAATGGACACGCGTGAGCGGCACAAAAAAGGCATAA
- the rpoD gene encoding RNA polymerase sigma factor RpoD, protein MDPTPQSQLKLLIQKGKEQGYLTFAEVNDHLPQDIIDSDQVEDIISMINDMGIKVSENAPDADELMMQETTTDEDAAEAAAAALATVEKEIGRTTDPVRMYMREMGTVELLTREGEIVIAKRIEEGINQVQISVAEYPEAITYLLEQWDKFEAEEMRLSDIISGFFDPNNEDESQISATHIGSELNEEQLDEEDDDSDDEDSDDDDDGDDDEADTGPDPEEARIHFENLRDLYNKARDTFEEKGRSHPDSLAAITEIGELFKTFKLVPKQFDRMVNNMREMMDRVRVQERLIMKQAVQIAKLPKKTFVKHFANNETDTSWIDLEIAANEKHSVKLEEVKPEIIRCIQKLSAIEESTGLSIERIKDINRRMSIGEAKARRAKKEMVEANLRLVISIAKKYTNRGLQFLDLIQEGNIGLMKAVDKFEYRRGYKFSTYATWWIRQAITRSIADQARTIRIPVHMIETINKLNRISRQMLQEMGREPNPEELAERMLMPEDKIRKVLKIAKEPISMETPIGDDEDSHLGDFIEDTTIDSPIDSATMESLRGATNDVLAGLTAREAKVLRMRFGIDMNTDHTLEEVGKQFDVTRERIRQIEAKALRKLRHPSRSDLLKSFLDAK, encoded by the coding sequence ATGGATCCAACTCCTCAGTCACAATTAAAGCTTCTGATTCAAAAAGGTAAAGAGCAAGGTTATTTAACTTTTGCAGAAGTTAATGATCACCTTCCACAAGACATTATCGACTCAGATCAGGTAGAAGATATCATTAGCATGATTAATGATATGGGTATCAAGGTAAGTGAAAACGCACCTGATGCCGATGAATTAATGATGCAAGAAACAACGACAGACGAAGACGCAGCAGAAGCCGCGGCCGCTGCACTTGCGACTGTAGAAAAAGAGATCGGTCGAACAACTGACCCTGTCCGCATGTACATGCGTGAAATGGGTACTGTTGAACTACTTACACGTGAAGGCGAAATTGTAATCGCTAAGCGTATCGAAGAAGGTATCAACCAAGTTCAGATTTCAGTTGCTGAATACCCTGAAGCAATTACTTACCTACTCGAGCAGTGGGATAAATTTGAAGCTGAAGAAATGCGCTTAAGCGATATTATTTCAGGCTTTTTCGATCCTAATAATGAAGACGAATCACAAATTTCAGCAACGCATATCGGTTCTGAGTTAAACGAAGAACAGTTAGACGAAGAAGACGATGATAGCGATGATGAAGACAGTGATGATGATGACGACGGTGATGATGATGAAGCTGATACAGGACCAGATCCTGAAGAAGCACGTATTCACTTCGAAAATCTACGTGATCTTTATAATAAAGCGCGTGATACATTTGAAGAAAAAGGTCGCTCTCATCCTGACTCATTAGCTGCTATTACCGAAATCGGCGAGTTATTTAAAACATTTAAGCTAGTTCCAAAACAGTTTGACCGCATGGTAAACAACATGCGCGAAATGATGGACAGAGTGCGTGTTCAAGAACGTCTTATCATGAAGCAAGCGGTTCAAATAGCTAAGCTTCCAAAGAAAACGTTCGTTAAGCACTTTGCTAATAATGAAACAGATACTAGCTGGATCGACCTTGAAATTGCGGCTAACGAAAAGCACTCAGTTAAGCTTGAAGAAGTAAAACCTGAGATCATTCGCTGTATCCAAAAATTAAGCGCAATCGAAGAAAGTACTGGTTTAAGTATTGAACGTATTAAAGACATCAACCGCCGTATGAGCATTGGTGAAGCGAAAGCCCGCCGTGCGAAAAAGGAAATGGTAGAAGCTAACTTACGTCTTGTAATTTCGATTGCGAAAAAATATACCAACCGTGGACTACAATTCTTAGACCTTATTCAAGAAGGTAATATTGGTCTAATGAAGGCGGTTGATAAGTTCGAGTATCGTCGTGGTTATAAGTTCTCAACTTATGCAACATGGTGGATCCGTCAAGCAATTACACGTTCAATTGCTGACCAAGCACGTACTATCCGTATTCCTGTGCACATGATAGAAACGATTAATAAGCTGAATCGTATTTCTCGTCAAATGTTACAAGAAATGGGCCGCGAACCTAATCCAGAAGAATTAGCTGAGCGTATGTTAATGCCTGAAGATAAAATTCGTAAGGTATTGAAAATCGCGAAAGAGCCTATTTCAATGGAAACGCCAATCGGTGATGATGAAGATTCGCACTTAGGTGACTTCATTGAAGATACGACCATTGATTCGCCAATTGATTCTGCAACGATGGAATCGCTACGTGGTGCAACCAATGACGTATTAGCTGGCTTAACAGCGCGTGAAGCGAAAGTACTTCGTATGCGTTTTGGTATCGATATGAACACAGACCATACATTAGAAGAAGTAGGTAAACAATTTGACGTAACACGTGAACGTATTCGTCAAATCGAAGCGAAAGCGTTACGTAAATTACGTCACCCTTCTCGCTCAGACTTACTGAAAAGCTTCTTAGACGCTAAGTAA
- the fis gene encoding DNA-binding transcriptional regulator Fis — protein MFEQNVTSPFITNPHVQSHEKPQPLRDAVKKAVHHYLKQLNGQDVQDVYDLVLSELEAPLLEEVMTYTRGNQTRAAILLGINRGTLRKKLKKYGMN, from the coding sequence ATGTTCGAACAAAACGTGACTTCTCCATTTATCACAAACCCTCATGTACAGTCACACGAGAAACCACAGCCGTTGCGTGATGCAGTGAAAAAAGCGGTTCATCACTACTTAAAGCAACTTAATGGTCAAGACGTACAAGACGTATACGACCTTGTTCTTTCTGAGCTAGAAGCACCATTACTTGAAGAAGTAATGACGTATACGCGTGGTAACCAAACTCGTGCAGCAATCTTACTAGGTATCAACCGTGGTACTTTACGTAAGAAGCTTAAAAAATACGGCATGAACTAA
- the purD gene encoding phosphoribosylamine--glycine ligase: protein MNVLVIGSGGREHALAFKAAQNSKVNTVFVAPGNAGTALEPKLENVAINVEELEGLLAFAKENNVELTIVGPEVPLVLGVVDTFREHGLAIFGPTAGAAQLEGSKSFTKDFLARHKIPTADYQTFEQIDPALEYLKEKGAPIVVKADGLAAGKGVIVAMTELEAEEAIRDMLAGNSFGEAGSRVVIEEFLEGEEASFIVMVDGKNVLPFATSQDHKRAYNGDKGPNTGGMGAYSPAPVVTDEIHQRIMNEVINPTVEGMAKEGHPYTGFLYAGLMIAADGTPKVIEYNCRFGDPETQPMMLRLKSDLVELIEAANREELDKTDIEFDPRAAVGVVLAAKGYPGSYPKGDAINGLQVTYPEGEKVFHAGTKQDGEHVVTAGGRVLCATALGNTVTEAQQRAYKLVDDISWEGMEYRTDIAYRAIAREKA, encoded by the coding sequence ATGAATGTACTTGTCATCGGCAGTGGTGGCCGCGAACACGCACTTGCGTTTAAGGCTGCCCAAAACAGTAAAGTAAACACCGTTTTCGTTGCTCCTGGTAACGCAGGCACGGCTCTTGAGCCAAAACTTGAGAACGTTGCAATCAATGTTGAAGAGCTTGAAGGTCTTTTAGCTTTCGCTAAAGAAAACAACGTTGAACTAACCATTGTTGGTCCTGAAGTACCACTGGTACTGGGTGTTGTTGATACATTCCGTGAACACGGTTTAGCTATTTTCGGCCCTACAGCTGGTGCGGCCCAATTAGAAGGCTCTAAATCGTTCACCAAAGACTTCTTGGCTCGCCATAAGATCCCGACTGCTGATTACCAAACCTTTGAGCAAATCGATCCTGCCCTTGAATACCTCAAGGAAAAAGGTGCACCGATTGTTGTTAAGGCTGACGGTTTAGCTGCGGGTAAAGGTGTTATTGTCGCCATGACAGAGCTTGAAGCTGAAGAAGCTATTCGCGATATGCTTGCTGGCAACAGCTTTGGTGAGGCAGGCAGCCGTGTGGTTATCGAAGAGTTCTTAGAAGGTGAAGAAGCGTCTTTTATTGTCATGGTCGATGGCAAAAACGTACTGCCATTTGCAACAAGCCAAGATCACAAACGTGCTTACAATGGCGATAAAGGTCCAAATACTGGTGGTATGGGTGCGTACTCACCTGCGCCAGTTGTGACTGATGAAATTCACCAACGTATCATGAATGAAGTGATTAACCCTACCGTTGAGGGAATGGCAAAAGAAGGCCACCCTTACACAGGTTTCTTGTATGCAGGCCTTATGATTGCTGCGGATGGAACACCAAAGGTTATTGAGTACAATTGTCGTTTTGGTGACCCTGAAACGCAACCTATGATGCTTCGTCTTAAATCAGATCTTGTTGAGCTAATTGAAGCGGCTAACCGTGAAGAGCTTGATAAAACAGATATTGAATTTGACCCTCGTGCAGCAGTTGGTGTTGTTTTAGCTGCAAAAGGCTACCCAGGCAGCTACCCGAAAGGTGATGCGATCAATGGCTTACAAGTAACCTACCCTGAAGGTGAAAAAGTATTCCACGCGGGCACCAAGCAAGATGGCGAGCATGTAGTTACGGCTGGCGGTCGAGTATTGTGTGCAACAGCACTTGGCAATACAGTCACTGAAGCACAACAACGTGCCTATAAGCTTGTTGATGATATTAGCTGGGAAGGTATGGAATACCGCACTGACATCGCTTATCGCGCAATAGCGCGCGAAAAAGCGTAA